CGTGTTTTCGGTTTATCGTGCTTTCGCAACTTTTTTATACATTCCGCGACCGCTTATGAGCGTTAATGCGGCGTTCATTTTAAATTTGACAAAATGGCACGCCATTATTAAAATTAAGGGATCTCAGCGAAATCGGGCAAACCACGCGCGTTAAGCTGATAATATTCAAGGAGGGTTGATATACTATGGTTGAAGTAACCGAGGAAGCGGCTAAACAAATTCAAGAATATTTCAAAGACAAGGAAGTGACACCGATTCGAATCTTTTTGAACGCCGGCGGTTGAGGCGGCCCATCGCTGGCCATGGCTCTGGATGAGCCTAAAGACAATGATCAGGTGTTTGATGTGAACGGTTTCCAGTTTATTATGGAAAAGGAATTTTACGAAAAAGCGCAACCCGTAAAAGTTGACTTTTTGGGATACGGGTTTAAAATCGATTCCAATATCGAGTTTGAGGCCACTAATTCCGCCTGTGGAAGCTGCAGCACAGCCAGCGGTTGTGGCGAGTAAAACTGCTAAATGAAAAATTAAAGAGGCGACACATCCAAACGTGTCGCCTTTTTTCATGCACAAGCGGCATTCAAAAGGAGCAGGTGAATGCAGGATCTGATGGAGATTGTTAAGGGCCGCAGCATCTTAAGGTTCCCATCAGAG
The DNA window shown above is from Desulfobacterales bacterium and carries:
- a CDS encoding IscA/HesB family protein produces the protein MVEVTEEAAKQIQEYFKDKEVTPIRIFLNAGGUGGPSLAMALDEPKDNDQVFDVNGFQFIMEKEFYEKAQPVKVDFLGYGFKIDSNIEFEATNSACGSCSTASGCGE